A segment of the Bradyrhizobium sp. CCBAU 53340 genome:
TGATGAAGTCCGATCCCAAGCTGAAGGTCGTGCTCAAGGAGTTTCCGGTGTTGAGCCAGGGCTCGGTCGAGGCAGCCCAGGTCGCCGTTGCCGTCCGCATGCAGGATCCGACTGGCAAGAAATATCTCGACTTCCATCAGAAGCTGCTCGGCGGTCGCGGCGCGGCCGACAAGGCGCGCGCGCTCCAAGCTGCCAAGGAAGCCGGGCTCGACGTCGCCAGGATCGAGAAGGACATCGCCAGCCCCGAGGTGCGCGCCACCATCGAGGAGAACTTCAAGCTCGCCGAGGCGATGGGCATGAACGGCACGCCGAGCTACGTGATCGGCAAGCAGATCGTAGTCGGCGCCGTCGGCCTCGACGGCCTCAAGGAAAAGATCGGCGTGGCGCGCTGCGGCAAGGCGACTTGCTAGCGAGACGCTTCACTACTTACGGACGTAACGAGGCCGGCTGAGAAGCCGGCCTTTTTCGTTGGCCAAATCTCTCCACAAATCCTGGCGTGAATCCGGCGCGACTGTTCATCGCGCGTTTAGGAAACAAATGCCGGGGAACAGCAGATGTTCCGGAACAAGTGACACCTCCTCCCGT
Coding sequences within it:
- a CDS encoding DsbA family protein yields the protein MPSLRLLAPALFALAIFGATGPASADSFSDAQRTDIEAIIKNYLVSHPEVLEEAMTELSKRQADAETKKHEASIEQNSNAIFNSPRQVVLGNKDGDVTFVEFFDYNCGYCKRAMSDMLDLMKSDPKLKVVLKEFPVLSQGSVEAAQVAVAVRMQDPTGKKYLDFHQKLLGGRGAADKARALQAAKEAGLDVARIEKDIASPEVRATIEENFKLAEAMGMNGTPSYVIGKQIVVGAVGLDGLKEKIGVARCGKATC